One halophilic archaeon DL31 genomic region harbors:
- a CDS encoding transposase (ISH3) (KEGG: hla:Hlac_3628 transposase (ISH3)), protein MSKTKQADGEIHEDQLLNFLVNRLDEEVSLSLANNAEITAEDIYEVLVGACADGTSVSTLCASSQNSPAGNTVLYHLRTKFEPERLERVANTLLRKDLDELLPEQVEVCADLHLRPYYGDEDDTDGLYHSVAKRGTTAFHAYATLYARVKNKRYTLAVRRLKDGDTASSVLAEFFGVLDGLDAGVKAVYLDRGFYDSKCLTLLQAHNYAYVIPIIRWGEAIQQELSEGWSRVIQHDLTGKLDGHSWTVDFPVYIDCTYLNGKYDENGVARHGYAADAPFIDSPRDARYHYSKRFGIESSYRLFEQAIATTTTRDPTVRLLYVVVSLLLQNVWRYLHYEYVATPRRGGRRLWWWPYKEFVNMIRRAAWTALAVRRAVPANRPPDDRFHR, encoded by the coding sequence GTGTCTAAAACCAAACAAGCAGACGGTGAGATCCACGAGGACCAGCTTCTTAACTTTCTCGTCAACCGCCTTGACGAGGAAGTTTCGCTCTCGTTAGCCAATAACGCTGAAATCACTGCTGAAGACATCTATGAGGTCCTCGTCGGCGCTTGCGCCGACGGGACCTCTGTCTCTACGCTCTGTGCGTCGAGCCAGAACTCACCCGCTGGGAACACGGTCCTCTACCATCTTCGGACGAAGTTCGAGCCGGAACGGCTCGAACGAGTCGCTAACACGCTCCTGCGAAAGGATCTCGATGAATTGCTCCCCGAACAGGTGGAGGTCTGCGCAGACCTCCACCTGCGGCCCTACTACGGTGACGAAGACGACACAGACGGCCTCTATCACTCGGTAGCGAAGCGTGGAACCACTGCGTTCCACGCCTATGCCACACTCTACGCGCGTGTGAAGAACAAACGCTACACGCTGGCGGTACGCCGTCTCAAAGACGGCGATACCGCAAGTAGTGTCCTCGCTGAGTTCTTCGGTGTCCTCGACGGCCTTGACGCCGGGGTCAAGGCCGTCTACCTTGATCGCGGATTCTACGACAGTAAGTGTCTCACGCTGCTTCAGGCGCACAATTACGCGTACGTGATCCCGATCATCCGGTGGGGTGAGGCGATTCAGCAAGAGCTCTCGGAAGGATGGAGTCGTGTCATTCAGCATGATCTGACGGGGAAACTCGACGGTCACAGCTGGACCGTCGATTTTCCCGTCTACATCGACTGTACGTACCTAAATGGGAAGTATGACGAGAACGGTGTGGCGCGTCACGGCTACGCCGCTGACGCGCCGTTCATCGACTCACCACGGGACGCTCGATACCACTACTCGAAACGCTTCGGTATCGAGTCAAGCTATCGCTTGTTTGAGCAAGCGATAGCGACAACGACAACACGAGATCCAACGGTACGGCTGCTGTACGTGGTGGTGAGTCTCCTCTTACAGAACGTCTGGCGGTACCTTCACTACGAGTATGTGGCGACGCCCCGCCGAGGCGGGCGTCGCCTCTGGTGGTGGCCGTACAAGGAGTTCGTCAATATGATTCGACGAGCTGCGTGGACGGCCCTCGCGGTGCGTCGGGCCGTCCCCGCGAATCGGCCACCTGACGACCGATTCCACCGCTAA
- a CDS encoding protein of unknown function DUF1156 (PFAM: Protein of unknown function DUF1156; DNA methylase N-4/N-6~KEGG: hma:pNG6187 hypothetical protein), with the protein MAQNNPDIDEKSELDQLAIEGKLPLKAVGIENLKEANPQHMPPHRYLHPWFARRPTPASRLAVLASVLPLGVDADDLLRWMKIGPSQGTDGESIVEYVARKKSTEDERDGTLQDHYDYPRPFTQSPSENDRNEIHQLLRNQWDGELPTVLDPTAGGGVIPFEALRYDLPTIANELNPIPSLMLKVMNEYAPEVGSLQSELNRWSDKVDELASERLEEYFPSENDRRSPSHYACTYTVTCPDCGFEIPLVKKWWLQKQSSTSGVAARPHLNEETKSVEYDCVRLPDEVSKNEFNPQNGPHSRSGAECLNCPVVMESDDIRTAFKNGEYDTTIYGVKYVNDGSGSGWRAPTEEDYKACEKASERTESDFRLNTILTQDRYIGDEDRAGPYGVNKWRDAFTDRQLVTHYEYLRAFEEVEDEIRENHAEKEAEAILTILSLVSSKAIDRNTRFAPLDTGKGYPANALGGKHFTLQWSFVDNNLCAGNQSWGDNFNRVRDSYEELVSYLQDIEDPESEVLVGDAADLDIETNTVQAVVIDPPYYDSIIYSELSDICYVWLKEYLGDTFTEMFTGELSDKDDEAVANVAEYEEVADGSKSKKEFASEDYEDKMAEIFQELYRVLEPGGVMTVMFTHKESSAWDTLTKSLIRSGFTVTSTHPITSEMPQRTDTRGGGSADSTLLLTGRKPVDANQRETDSTPTLWSEVRTDTRDVAKDAARELLNSGLSLTKTDVIISAFGPTLKVYADAYPVVDDQDNEVPPRRALEEAREAVTRVLVEEYLEGEGLEDLDDITEWYILSWLVHESDTFHYDDGHQLGLGVGVDIDEIKRSTKIWGKKRGDIQLKTHEDRVQDITLPPEERSNRTPVDPEALSYTIALDAVHVAMHVYEKQGEDVTIDWLKERNFDTDAGFKATLKALLQVLPQNSSEWEAARDLAIGRTHDALGLEFTPTDFTNISKGRPEQTELGDHA; encoded by the coding sequence ATGGCTCAAAATAACCCTGATATCGATGAGAAATCCGAATTAGATCAGCTTGCTATTGAGGGGAAGCTCCCGCTCAAAGCAGTTGGAATCGAGAATCTAAAAGAGGCCAACCCACAACATATGCCGCCTCACCGGTATCTCCATCCTTGGTTCGCACGGCGACCAACTCCTGCCTCCAGACTTGCTGTCCTAGCTTCTGTCCTACCTTTGGGGGTTGATGCTGACGACCTGCTCCGATGGATGAAGATTGGTCCTTCTCAAGGAACAGACGGCGAGAGTATTGTAGAATACGTCGCACGAAAGAAGAGTACTGAGGATGAACGGGATGGAACACTACAAGATCACTACGATTACCCCCGTCCATTCACTCAGTCACCGAGCGAGAACGACCGAAATGAGATTCATCAGCTTCTTCGGAATCAATGGGACGGCGAACTACCTACCGTTCTAGATCCAACAGCCGGTGGCGGTGTAATTCCATTTGAAGCACTCCGGTACGATCTCCCAACGATTGCAAATGAATTGAATCCCATCCCATCGCTAATGCTCAAGGTTATGAACGAGTACGCACCGGAGGTGGGTTCTCTGCAGAGCGAATTGAACCGATGGAGTGACAAAGTTGATGAGCTCGCTTCAGAGCGGCTTGAAGAGTACTTCCCTAGTGAGAACGACCGCCGTAGTCCATCCCATTATGCTTGTACATATACCGTTACTTGTCCTGACTGCGGGTTCGAAATACCTCTAGTGAAGAAGTGGTGGCTCCAGAAACAGTCGTCGACAAGCGGTGTTGCTGCCCGCCCGCATCTAAATGAAGAAACGAAAAGTGTCGAGTACGACTGTGTACGGCTTCCTGATGAGGTGTCGAAAAACGAGTTCAACCCTCAAAATGGCCCACATTCCCGAAGTGGCGCAGAATGTCTGAATTGTCCTGTCGTGATGGAGTCAGATGATATCCGTACAGCGTTTAAGAATGGGGAGTATGACACGACGATATACGGTGTCAAGTACGTCAACGATGGCTCTGGCTCTGGATGGCGGGCTCCGACTGAGGAAGATTACAAAGCCTGTGAAAAAGCCTCTGAGCGCACGGAATCTGATTTCCGACTGAATACAATTCTCACTCAAGATCGGTACATCGGTGATGAGGATCGAGCTGGCCCGTACGGGGTCAATAAATGGCGAGATGCGTTTACTGATCGGCAACTCGTCACTCATTATGAGTACCTTCGAGCCTTTGAGGAAGTGGAAGACGAAATCCGCGAAAACCACGCGGAGAAGGAGGCAGAAGCTATCCTCACGATTCTCTCTCTGGTATCCAGTAAGGCAATTGACCGAAATACACGGTTTGCGCCACTCGATACTGGAAAAGGATACCCCGCAAATGCTCTTGGCGGGAAGCACTTCACACTCCAGTGGTCGTTTGTTGACAACAACCTGTGCGCAGGAAATCAATCATGGGGAGATAACTTCAATCGTGTCCGTGACTCCTACGAGGAGCTTGTTTCATACCTTCAAGACATCGAAGATCCCGAGTCGGAGGTTCTAGTCGGTGACGCAGCCGACTTGGATATTGAAACTAACACCGTCCAGGCTGTTGTTATTGACCCGCCATACTACGACAGCATCATCTATTCCGAACTCTCTGATATTTGCTACGTTTGGCTGAAAGAATACCTTGGGGACACCTTCACCGAAATGTTCACTGGTGAACTCTCGGATAAAGACGACGAGGCTGTGGCGAATGTCGCTGAATACGAGGAAGTCGCAGATGGCTCTAAGTCCAAAAAGGAGTTCGCCTCTGAAGATTACGAAGACAAAATGGCGGAGATTTTCCAGGAACTCTACAGAGTGCTTGAGCCTGGTGGAGTAATGACCGTCATGTTCACGCATAAGGAGTCCAGCGCGTGGGACACTCTCACTAAATCCCTCATCAGATCTGGATTTACTGTCACTTCGACACATCCCATCACGAGTGAAATGCCACAGAGGACCGATACCCGGGGTGGCGGGTCAGCCGACAGCACATTACTCCTCACGGGCCGCAAACCAGTTGATGCGAATCAGCGCGAGACGGACTCGACCCCGACCCTCTGGAGTGAAGTCCGTACAGATACACGAGACGTTGCTAAGGATGCTGCGCGCGAACTGCTTAATTCGGGTCTTTCACTTACAAAAACGGACGTGATTATCTCTGCATTCGGACCAACGCTGAAAGTCTACGCTGACGCCTATCCCGTTGTTGATGACCAAGATAATGAGGTTCCTCCCCGTCGCGCTCTTGAAGAAGCCCGTGAAGCAGTGACGCGGGTACTTGTTGAGGAGTATCTTGAAGGTGAAGGACTCGAGGACTTGGACGACATTACAGAGTGGTATATTCTCTCTTGGCTGGTTCACGAATCCGACACCTTCCACTACGACGACGGCCACCAACTGGGCCTCGGCGTTGGTGTAGATATCGACGAAATCAAACGCTCTACGAAAATCTGGGGGAAGAAGCGTGGTGACATTCAGCTGAAGACCCACGAGGACCGCGTTCAAGATATCACACTACCACCCGAAGAGAGATCCAATCGGACGCCGGTCGATCCCGAAGCACTGTCCTACACTATCGCCCTCGATGCGGTTCACGTTGCGATGCACGTTTACGAGAAACAGGGCGAGGACGTCACGATCGATTGGCTCAAAGAACGCAACTTCGACACCGACGCGGGGTTCAAGGCGACGTTGAAAGCTCTCCTGCAAGTTCTCCCCCAGAACAGTTCGGAATGGGAGGCTGCTCGCGACCTCGCCATTGGTCGGACCCACGACGCTCTCGGTCTTGAGTTCACTCCCACCGATTTCACTAACATATCCAAAGGCAGGCCCGAACAGACCGAACTCGGTGACCACGCCTAA
- a CDS encoding hypothetical protein (KEGG: hla:Hlac_3284 hypothetical protein), whose protein sequence is MTQKTIGQNTGQSGRVNLSGPELDQFDAEVGDAIKVDVAESKGIAKAIIENSTESEFVIVSKPAADSSPTEEIDE, encoded by the coding sequence ATGACTCAGAAGACAATTGGACAGAACACCGGTCAATCGGGCCGGGTGAATTTGTCGGGACCTGAACTCGACCAATTTGATGCAGAAGTTGGGGACGCCATCAAGGTCGATGTCGCCGAATCGAAGGGAATCGCCAAGGCGATTATCGAGAACAGCACGGAGAGTGAGTTCGTGATCGTGTCCAAACCAGCAGCTGATTCATCACCCACGGAGGAAATCGATGAGTAG
- a CDS encoding helicase domain-containing protein (KEGG: hma:pNG6185 putative DEAD/H helicase~PFAM: DNA/RNA helicase, C-terminal; SNF2-related~SMART: DNA/RNA helicase, C-terminal; DEAD-like helicase, N-terminal), which yields MTNLRDREWQSIYESKPEQVRAHLVKDFYEPALERSQQYDRIAGYFSSTALAAAANGIHALVENDGEMRLIVGTELYESDRPVLETLTDRLEENLEDLDDERLDANLRILARLLREGRIHIKVAYPRSPSHDWEIFHPKVGLFHDSDGNTISFEGSVNETVGGWARNYERFKVHRSWVPEQADYVAGDEETFERLWSDEHPFVEVYDLPEAIEEDIIDWKAPDTESDLQEAIQIANGTAPPTERDKASIIQDGPLSPGGLALAEEASTITPWPHQRVVSDTLVNTYPQSFLLCDEVGLGKTIEAGLTLSRLGLTGELETGLLLVPASLQRQWQEELWEKFNINAVRFDRDTAGDHVFRDVRGRDHYPPSATDLDLTGEREWADSPIWRFLYEQQSTDADASSPLDGPTVVIMSWHTARLDDRWDQVAPLDRVSDRTRNAIPASCRGRDHDTEDRMGVWDAVIVDEAHNARRGSNFYALLEQLRDYTHAYYLLTATPMQLHSGELYDLMQLLDLPGGWDNRDSFMEFFETRDGLSQALNEVLDNPSSESDEAEASWDTQATLDGLEHQDRLPTDRPSSSKVFQHLADELETNEDRQDRAIAKERVLTACRLARAYGDAYDGYLDHVDDAMADYDIDRFEASEDTKLKRLLYPEDADEWLMASRSDRQDALDELSPGGWRVIRDVLAESTPVDALIHRNTRDTLRKYEAVGLLDTTVPNRNPEQRKIELTEETRAVYDQIDEYTREFYKRAQQTDEAQTRAIGFVMTTYRQRLTSSVYAISQSLKHRLETLRAQRTVLAGRERARDRDYGDAEQVVLETLQNADLDDGDVLDELDASSDDLDLSELIPSVTEEGKQLIEEEIEALEAFVNDLDLVDTDPKIQQLYNDLDELDRAGHNRVIVFTQYADTMDFIRDSLADLLGATIATYSGRGGELYDPDSETWKHVGKERVKREFSRDDGQVDILVCTDSASEGLNLQECGALINYDLPWNPMRVEQRIGRIDRIGQRFDEIRILNYSYEDTVETDIYDRLDDRIGLFENVVGEMQPILSGVSQQIRNATLNADSADDQSAVESADREFSEELEERDQGDRVDVGESLEDVDDLVAQDVVDEAKLDAWQSYSHPDLVDVGEEEYEYQPPFETPSLQSVLVDNDALAEAGVEFTSVHEIDFEYDDGDFDFADSTYRLSVGDAPIEVPAGDGEQTIAQAIATAADEVAVTFSAVCADEFPSVQHLAPGHPLLVQLLTVLQDVSEEPSRFQQRIVTRPDQDREPVVCAWGRDGVFTRIAGDGTVTENGPMDSLPTWCDQFLDNREKSTKQPQ from the coding sequence ATGACTAATCTACGTGACCGCGAGTGGCAGTCCATCTACGAGAGCAAACCCGAGCAGGTACGCGCCCATCTCGTCAAGGACTTCTACGAGCCCGCATTGGAACGCAGTCAGCAATACGACCGGATTGCGGGCTACTTCTCCAGTACGGCACTCGCGGCTGCTGCTAACGGCATTCACGCCCTCGTCGAGAACGATGGTGAAATGCGTCTCATCGTCGGCACCGAACTCTACGAGTCAGACCGTCCAGTTCTAGAGACGCTCACCGACCGTCTCGAGGAAAATCTCGAGGACCTGGACGACGAACGCTTGGATGCGAACCTCCGCATTTTGGCGCGTCTCCTCCGCGAAGGCCGAATCCACATCAAAGTCGCCTATCCTCGCTCTCCCTCTCACGATTGGGAGATTTTCCATCCGAAAGTCGGACTCTTCCACGATAGCGATGGCAACACGATTTCGTTCGAGGGCAGCGTCAACGAGACTGTCGGCGGCTGGGCTCGCAACTACGAGCGGTTCAAAGTTCATCGGTCGTGGGTTCCTGAACAGGCGGACTACGTCGCCGGCGACGAGGAGACCTTCGAGCGACTGTGGAGTGATGAGCACCCCTTCGTCGAAGTGTATGACCTCCCCGAGGCGATCGAAGAGGACATCATCGACTGGAAAGCTCCCGATACCGAGAGCGATCTCCAGGAAGCGATCCAGATTGCGAACGGTACAGCTCCGCCGACGGAGCGCGACAAAGCGAGCATCATTCAGGATGGACCGCTCTCGCCCGGTGGGCTCGCACTGGCCGAGGAAGCGAGCACGATCACGCCGTGGCCTCATCAACGAGTCGTCTCGGACACACTCGTCAATACGTATCCACAGAGCTTCTTGCTGTGTGACGAGGTGGGACTCGGGAAGACGATCGAGGCCGGTCTTACACTCTCCCGGCTCGGACTTACCGGCGAGCTGGAAACCGGGTTATTGCTGGTTCCGGCGAGTTTGCAGCGGCAGTGGCAGGAAGAGCTCTGGGAGAAGTTCAACATCAACGCCGTCCGATTCGACCGGGATACAGCGGGCGATCACGTATTCCGGGACGTCCGCGGTCGCGACCACTATCCACCATCGGCAACGGACCTCGACCTCACCGGAGAGCGCGAATGGGCGGACAGCCCCATCTGGCGGTTCCTCTACGAACAGCAATCGACTGATGCCGATGCATCGTCGCCGCTGGATGGGCCGACTGTCGTCATTATGTCCTGGCACACGGCTCGTCTCGACGACCGGTGGGATCAGGTCGCTCCCTTAGACCGGGTATCCGACCGGACTCGGAACGCCATCCCGGCAAGCTGTCGCGGACGCGACCACGATACGGAAGACCGGATGGGCGTGTGGGACGCCGTCATCGTCGACGAGGCGCACAACGCCCGGCGTGGCAGTAATTTCTACGCACTTCTCGAACAGCTTCGCGATTATACGCACGCCTACTACCTCTTGACGGCTACCCCGATGCAATTGCACTCTGGCGAACTCTACGATTTGATGCAGTTGCTGGATCTTCCGGGTGGTTGGGATAACCGGGATTCCTTCATGGAGTTCTTTGAAACCCGAGACGGGCTGTCGCAGGCCCTCAACGAGGTTCTGGACAACCCTAGTTCAGAGTCCGACGAAGCGGAGGCTTCCTGGGACACGCAAGCCACGCTCGATGGACTGGAACACCAAGACCGGCTCCCGACGGACCGACCATCTTCCTCAAAAGTCTTCCAGCACCTTGCAGACGAACTCGAGACCAATGAGGACAGACAGGACCGTGCCATTGCCAAAGAGCGTGTGCTGACCGCGTGCCGGCTCGCACGAGCCTATGGAGACGCCTACGACGGCTATCTCGACCATGTCGACGACGCGATGGCAGATTATGACATCGACCGCTTCGAGGCGAGCGAGGATACGAAACTCAAACGACTCCTCTATCCTGAAGACGCCGACGAGTGGTTGATGGCGTCCCGCAGCGACCGACAGGACGCACTTGACGAACTTTCCCCGGGTGGTTGGCGAGTCATCCGCGATGTTCTCGCGGAGTCCACACCCGTCGACGCGCTCATCCATCGGAATACACGGGATACACTCCGGAAGTACGAGGCGGTCGGACTCCTCGATACGACCGTTCCGAACCGGAATCCCGAACAACGGAAAATCGAACTCACCGAGGAGACACGGGCGGTCTACGACCAGATCGACGAGTACACACGTGAGTTCTACAAGCGAGCCCAACAGACTGACGAAGCCCAAACACGCGCCATCGGGTTCGTGATGACCACGTACCGACAGCGACTCACGTCGAGTGTCTATGCGATCAGTCAGAGCCTGAAACACCGGCTTGAGACACTTCGGGCTCAACGAACCGTGCTTGCCGGCCGGGAGCGTGCTCGTGATCGGGACTATGGTGATGCGGAGCAGGTCGTCCTCGAAACGCTACAAAACGCCGATCTCGACGACGGGGACGTTCTGGATGAACTCGACGCTAGTAGCGACGACCTGGACCTCTCTGAACTCATCCCGAGCGTAACTGAAGAGGGGAAACAGCTTATCGAGGAAGAAATCGAGGCTCTGGAAGCGTTCGTCAACGACCTAGACTTGGTTGATACAGACCCGAAGATTCAGCAGCTGTACAACGACCTCGACGAGTTGGACCGGGCTGGTCACAACCGGGTGATTGTCTTCACGCAGTACGCGGACACAATGGACTTCATCCGGGACAGTCTCGCGGACCTTCTTGGAGCAACAATCGCGACGTACTCCGGTCGTGGCGGCGAGCTGTACGACCCCGATTCTGAAACGTGGAAGCACGTCGGGAAAGAACGCGTGAAGCGTGAATTCTCACGAGATGATGGACAGGTCGATATCCTCGTCTGTACCGACTCCGCGAGTGAGGGGCTAAACCTCCAGGAGTGTGGGGCGCTCATCAACTACGACCTGCCGTGGAACCCGATGAGGGTTGAACAGCGTATCGGCCGGATTGACCGTATCGGCCAACGATTCGACGAGATTCGCATTCTCAACTACAGCTACGAGGATACGGTTGAGACGGACATCTATGATCGCCTCGACGACCGAATTGGCCTCTTCGAAAACGTCGTCGGTGAGATGCAACCCATACTCTCCGGCGTCAGCCAACAGATTCGGAATGCGACCTTGAACGCCGACAGCGCTGACGACCAGTCTGCGGTCGAATCAGCTGACCGCGAGTTCTCTGAAGAACTCGAAGAACGCGATCAGGGCGACCGGGTCGATGTCGGAGAGTCACTCGAGGACGTCGACGACCTCGTCGCTCAGGACGTCGTCGACGAAGCAAAACTTGATGCGTGGCAGTCCTACAGTCATCCAGATCTCGTCGATGTCGGCGAGGAGGAATACGAGTATCAACCTCCGTTCGAGACACCAAGCCTCCAGTCAGTGTTGGTCGATAACGACGCTCTCGCCGAGGCCGGTGTCGAATTTACCTCGGTTCACGAGATTGACTTCGAGTACGATGACGGGGACTTCGACTTTGCGGACAGTACATATCGCCTCTCAGTAGGTGACGCACCGATTGAGGTCCCAGCCGGGGATGGGGAACAGACGATTGCACAGGCAATTGCGACTGCTGCTGATGAAGTGGCGGTGACGTTCTCGGCTGTATGTGCTGACGAGTTCCCATCGGTTCAGCATCTTGCGCCAGGTCATCCACTTCTCGTGCAGCTCCTCACAGTACTGCAGGATGTGAGTGAGGAGCCGTCGCGATTCCAACAGCGAATCGTGACCCGACCTGATCAAGACCGGGAGCCAGTAGTGTGTGCGTGGGGGCGGGACGGCGTGTTTACCCGGATTGCAGGCGATGGGACAGTGACTGAAAATGGACCGATGGATTCCCTTCCGACGTGGTGTGATCAATTCCTCGACAACCGAGAGAAGTCAACAAAGCAGCCACAGTAG
- a CDS encoding transposase (ISH3) (KEGG: hla:Hlac_2799 transposase (ISH3)): MKPTQADSEIEEEHLLNFVVNSLDEELAIDLGENVEVTTETLYEVLAGASAGGTSINHVCETTDDSPHANTVRGHLTDQFELDSVEAVGDTLLQRDTLETLPDRPVEVVADLHLDPYYGDEDETEALYSSQAKRGTTAFHAYATLYARVRNKRYTLAVRQLVAGETTSDVLAEFLELLDGLDLGVKAVYLDRGFYNSTGLKLLYAHNYAYVMPIVKWGETIQDELNSGWSREIEHDLAGEVTFPVFIDCVYQQGRCDEHGVARHGYAADAPFIDTPRDARNHYSKRFGIESSYRLAKQSLAFTSSQDAGLRLVMFVVSLLLQNSWRYLHWRYVAAPRRGGRRLWRWSFTEFCEMVLRAAWTALGVRRSVPANQPLDDRFFR, encoded by the coding sequence GTGAAGCCTACCCAGGCAGACAGCGAGATAGAGGAAGAGCACCTGCTTAATTTTGTCGTCAACAGCCTCGACGAGGAACTTGCGATAGACCTCGGCGAGAATGTCGAGGTCACGACAGAGACGTTGTACGAGGTCCTCGCCGGCGCCAGCGCCGGCGGGACCTCAATCAACCACGTCTGCGAAACAACTGACGACTCGCCCCACGCCAATACCGTCCGTGGACATCTCACCGACCAGTTTGAGCTGGACTCCGTTGAGGCGGTTGGGGACACACTCCTGCAACGAGATACTCTTGAGACACTGCCGGATCGGCCGGTGGAGGTCGTCGCCGACCTCCACCTGGATCCTTACTACGGTGACGAGGACGAGACAGAGGCGCTGTACTCCTCGCAGGCTAAACGCGGAACCACGGCGTTTCACGCGTATGCGACGCTCTATGCGCGGGTACGAAACAAGCGGTACACGCTGGCGGTTCGCCAGTTAGTCGCTGGCGAGACCACCAGCGATGTCCTCGCTGAGTTTCTTGAACTGCTTGACGGCCTTGACCTCGGCGTCAAGGCCGTCTACCTCGATCGCGGATTCTACAACAGCACCGGTCTCAAACTGCTGTACGCGCACAACTACGCCTACGTGATGCCGATTGTCAAGTGGGGCGAAACGATTCAGGACGAACTCAACAGCGGCTGGAGCCGCGAGATTGAACACGATCTCGCCGGCGAGGTGACGTTTCCTGTGTTCATCGACTGTGTTTACCAGCAAGGACGGTGCGACGAACACGGGGTGGCGCGTCACGGCTACGCCGCTGACGCGCCGTTCATCGACACGCCACGAGATGCCCGAAACCACTACAGCAAACGCTTCGGCATCGAGTCGAGCTACCGATTAGCCAAGCAGAGCCTCGCGTTCACCAGTTCTCAGGATGCTGGACTGCGGCTGGTGATGTTTGTAGTGAGCCTATTGCTTCAGAACAGCTGGCGGTATCTTCACTGGAGGTACGTGGCGGCGCCCCGCCGCGGGGGGCGCCGCCTCTGGAGATGGTCGTTCACGGAGTTCTGTGAGATGGTGCTGCGGGCAGCCTGGACAGCGCTTGGTGTGCGCAGGTCTGTTCCAGCGAACCAACCACTCGACGACCGGTTCTTCCGGTAG
- a CDS encoding hypothetical protein (KEGG: hma:pNG6188 hypothetical protein), which translates to MASRGSEFEAAPAEGTEEDRLVRYGTSMFGGRPTFTLVRRETDGGGEWTLHELLPREQAEARRDRLERDGRSLSITPVEDLISDVAGDDLLSKLDGWTWDEWLGAKVARLDPTRVRALQDVVQEAVEGTPGDSSEVLTGGAGFVFLPETAGVRLAVAFRGVKPIQRVDRMRSLARGVARMSDEECYYWYAKCRSPSSPNGEKALRVLLTDHIK; encoded by the coding sequence ATGGCGAGTCGCGGTTCGGAATTTGAGGCTGCCCCGGCAGAGGGAACAGAGGAGGATCGGCTGGTCCGCTACGGGACGAGTATGTTTGGTGGCCGCCCAACGTTCACCCTCGTCCGGCGAGAAACAGACGGTGGCGGAGAGTGGACGCTTCACGAACTCCTTCCCCGCGAACAGGCTGAAGCCCGGCGTGATCGCCTGGAGCGGGATGGTCGTTCCCTAAGTATCACTCCAGTCGAGGATCTCATTTCGGATGTCGCCGGCGATGACCTCCTCTCCAAACTCGACGGCTGGACGTGGGATGAGTGGCTCGGTGCGAAGGTCGCACGGCTTGACCCGACCCGTGTCCGTGCGCTCCAAGATGTCGTCCAAGAGGCCGTCGAGGGCACGCCAGGAGATTCATCGGAAGTCCTCACTGGCGGGGCTGGATTCGTGTTCCTACCTGAGACGGCAGGCGTTCGACTTGCTGTTGCCTTTCGTGGCGTGAAGCCGATCCAGCGTGTCGACCGGATGCGGTCGCTGGCTCGAGGCGTTGCACGGATGAGTGATGAGGAGTGCTACTACTGGTACGCGAAGTGTCGATCCCCGTCGAGTCCGAACGGTGAAAAGGCGCTTCGAGTGTTGCTGACGGACCACATCAAGTGA